From the Pseudomonas sp. VD-NE ins genome, the window ATGACCCGTGACTCTTCCGCGTCGTCGCTGATTGTCGGCGGCGCCGCCTCTTCGCCTCGGGCGCCGTTGCCGACGCTGCCGCCCCTGGCGCTGTACATCCACATCCCGTGGTGTGTGCGCAAATGCCCGTATTGCGACTTCAACTCGCACACCGCCAGCCCGGTGTTGCCGGAGCAGGAATACGTCGACGCCTTGCTGGCCGATCTCGATCAGGATCTTCACGCTGTTTATGGGCGTGAAATCAGCTCGATCTTCTTTGGTGGCGGTACGCCGAGCCTGTTCAGCGCCAAAGCGCTTGGGCGTTTGCTCGAAGGCGTCGAGCAGCGCATTCCGTTTGCCGACGACATCGAAATCACTCTGGAAGCGAACCCCGGAACGTTCGAGCAAGAGAAGTTCGTCGCCTATCGCAAGTTGGGGATCAATCGGCTGTCGATCGGTATCCAGAGCTTTCAGCAGGAAAAGCTCAAGGCGCTTGGCCGGATTCACAATGGCGACGAAGCGGTGCGTGCGGCGGGCATGGCGCGTCAGGCCGGGTTCGATAACTTCAACCTCGACTTGATGCACGGTTTGCCCGACCAGTCGCTGGACGATGCCTTGAGCGATCTGCGCCAGGCCATCGCATTGAATCCGACGCACATCTCCTGGTATCAGCTGACACTGGAACCGAACACCGTGTTCTGGAACCAGCCGCCGGTGCTGCCGGAAGACGACACGCTGTGGGACATTCAAGAAGCCGGGCAGGCGCTGTTGGCCGAGCACGGGTACGCGCAATACGAAGTCTCGGCGTATGCACAGGCCGGGCGTCCGGCGCGGCATAACCTCAATTACTGGAGTTTTGGCGACTTCATCGGCATCGGCGCGGGTGCCCACGGCAAGTTGAGTCATCCGGACGGGCGCATCGTTCGCACCTGGAAGACCCGACTACCAAAGGACTATCTCAACCCGGCAAAAAGCTTTCAGGCCGGCGAGAAAGCGCTGACCAATGACGAGATGCCGTTCGAGTTTCTGATGAACGCTTTGCGCCTCACCTCTGGCGTCGAATCGCGCCTGTATCCGGAGCGCACCGGGCTGTCGCTGGAAAGCCTCGCCGAAGGCCGGGCAGCGGCAGAACAAAGCGGTCTGTTGCAGGTCGAACCGTCACGTCTGGCGGCCACCGAGCGCGGACAGCTGTTTCTCAACGACTTGCTGCAACAATTTCTGAACTGATTTCAGTGCTAAGGGAAAACGCATGGATTTGATACTCGACCTGCTCGCCACCGTCTCCCGCTGGAGCCGCAGCAACCTCTCGGAAATCGCTCTGGCCCTGGTGGGCTGCCTGCTGGTGCTGTTCGGCGCCGACTTCAAAGGCTGGGTCGAGCAACGCCTGGGCAGCATCGCCGGCGCCCTGCGCATACCGCTGATGTCGCTGCTGTGCGTGATCGGCAGCGGCGCCGCGCTGATTTACGCCACGCCGTGGGTGATCAAGGGTTTGAGCCAGTTCAACAACTACAGCCTGGCGCCGGTGTTGTTGGTAGTCCTCGTCCTCATCGGCGTAGTCGCCGACCGCCGCTGATTCCGCAAACACCCCAAAACAACTGTGGGAGCGAGCTTGCTCGCGAATACGGTGTGTCAGTCAACATCAGTGTTGAATGAACATCCGCTTTCGCGAGCAAGCTCGCTCCCACAGTTTGTATTGCGTGATGCTTAAGCGTGTTTTTCGAACTTCAGGTCCCACACGCCATGGCCGAGACGTTCGCCGCGGCGTTCGAACTTGGTGATCGGGCGTTCGGCCGGGCGTGGCACGCACTTGCCGTCTTCGGCGAGGTTGCGATAGCCCGGGGCGACGTTCATCACTTCCAGCATGTATTCGGCGTACGGTTCCCAGTCGGTGGCCATGTGCAGAATGCCGCCAACCTTCAACTTGCTGCGCACCAGTTCAGCGAACGACGCCTGAACGATGCGACGCTTGTGGTGACGGCTCTTGTGCCACGGATCCGGGAAAAACAGCATCAGGCGATCGAGGCTGTTGTCGGCGATGCAACGGTTAAGCACTTCGATCGCGTCGCAATCGTAGACCCGCAGGTTGGTCAGGCCCTGAGTCAGCACGCCATTGAGCAGCGCGCCAACCCCCGGACGGTGCACTTCAACGCCGATGAAATCCTGCTCCGGCGCCGCCGCAGCCATTTCCAGCAGCGAGTGGCCCATGCCGAAACCGATCTCCAGCGAGCGCGGTGCCGAACGGCCGAACACTTGATCGTAATCCACCGGCGCGTCGGCCAGCGGCAGCACGTACAGCGGCGCGCCTTGATCCAGACCGCGTTGCTGGCCTTCGGTCATGCGCCCGGCGCGCATCACGAAACTCTTGATGCGGCGGTGTTGGCGCTCGTCGCCTTCTTCCGTCTGGATAGGCGTGTCGTTCGATTCAGTCATCAATGGCTCTTACTTGATCAGACCATCCAGCGGCGAAGAGGCGCTGGCATAGAGTTTTTTCGGCATACGGCCAGCAAGGTAGGCCAGACGGCCTGCCACGATGGCGTGTTTCATGGCTTCAGCCATCATCACCGGCTGCTGGGCGTGGGCGATGGCCGAGTTCATCAGCACCGCATCGCAACCCAGTTCCATGGCGATGGTCGCGTCGGAGGCAGTACCAACACCGGCATCGACCAACACAGGAATCTTGGCTTCTTCGAGGATGATCTGCAGGTTGTACGGGTTGCAGATCCCCAGACCGGAACCGATCAGACCGGCCAGCGGCATGACCGCGATGCAGCCGATTTCTGCCAGTTGACGGGCGATGATCGGGTCATCGCTGGTGTAAACCATCACGTCGAAACCTTCCTTGACCAGCGTTTCCGCGGCCTTGAGGGTTTCGATGACGTTAGGGAACAGGGTTTTCTGGTCGGCCAGTACTTCCAGCTTCACCAGGTTGTGGCCGTCGAGCAGCTCACGGGCCAGGCGGCAGGTGCGCACGGCTTCGATGGCGTCGTAGCAACCGGCGGTGTTTGGCAGGAAGGTGTAGCGCTGCGGCGACAGCACATCGAGCAGGTTCGGCTCGCCTTCGATCTGGCCCAGGTTGGTGCGGCGCACGGCGAAGGTGACGATCTCGGCACCCGAGGCTTCGATGGCCTGACGGGTTTCTTCCATGTCACGGTACTTGCCGGTACCAACCAGCAAACGCGACTGGTAAGTACGACCGGCCAGCACAAAAGGCTTGTCGCTACGAACGATGCTCATGGGGAATCCTCTTTAAGGGTGAGGGTCTTGCAGAATTCTGTGCCCTCGCGGGGCGGGCGATCAGCCGCCGCCGATGGCGTGCACCACTTCAACGTTGTCGCCGTCGTTGAGGGTGGTGTCGGCATGCTGGCTGCGCGGGACGATATCCAGATTGAGTTCGACTGCCACTCGACGCCCGGTCAGTTCCAGACGAGTGATCAGGGCCGCAACGGTTTCACCGTCGGGCAGTTCAAGGGATTCACCGTTCAACTGAATGCGCATGCGCAACGCCGCCATCATTTTTAGGGGCTGGCATTCTAGCCCGATCATGACCTAAAGGTCAGCACCAAGCGTCAAGCGGTTGGTTGCAGGCGCCAGGCGGCGAGCCCCAGGCAAACCCATCCGGCCAGAAATGCCAGGCCACCGAACGGGGTGATGATGCCAAGCTTGCTGATGCCGGTGGTGGTGAGCACGTACAGGCTACCGGAGAACAGCAGGATACCGACGGTGAACGATACGCCCGCCCAAGCGACCAGCCGCCCCTGAATCTGCGTGGCCAACAGCGCCACACCGAACAGTGCCAGGGTGTGGACCAATTGATAGGTGACGCCGGTATGGAAAATCGCCAGATACTCGGGTGTCAGGCGGTTTTTCAGGCCATGGGCGGCGAACGCACCCAAAGCGACCCCGGTGAAACCGAAAAAAGCGGACAGCATCAAAAAGCCACGCAGCATTGGGAACTCCAGTCAGACGCGATCGGCAGGGTCTGTATAATGGCCCGCTCCACCGGTTCGGCCAAGCCATCTCTATGCTGCGTACTATTTTCCGTCGTCTCACGAAGGCCCTGCTCTGGTTCGCGGGCGGCAGCATCTTGCTGGTGCTGGTGTTTCGCTTCGTGCCGCCGCCGGGCACGGCGTTGATGGTCGAGCGCAAGATCGAATCGTGGGTCGATGGCGAGCCGATCGACCTGCAGCGCACGTGGAAGCCATGGGACGAAATCTCGGACGATCTCAAAGTCGCGGTCATGGCCGGCGAGGATCAGAAATTCCCGGAGCACTGGGGTTTTGACTTCAGTGCGATCCAGGCAGCGCTGGCGCACAACGAGCTCGGCGGCTCGATTCGTGGTGCCAGCACCTTGAGTCAACAGGTGTCGAAGAACCTGTTTCTTTGGGCCGGGCGCAGCTATCTGCGTAAAGGCCTGGAAGCCTGGTTTACTGCGCTGATCGAGGTGCTCTGGCCCAAGCAACGGATTCTTGAGGTGTATCTGAACAGCGTCGAGTGGGATGACGGGGTGTTCGGTGCCGAGGCCGCCGCCCGCCATCACTTTGGTGTCAGCGCGAAGTCGCTGTCACGGCAGCAGGCGAGTTATCTGGCTGCTGTTTTACCGAATCCGCGGGTGTGGAGTGCCAGCCATCCGACCGCTTATGTGTCGCGCCGGGCCGGGTGGATTCGGCAGCAGATGAGTCAGCTGGGTGGGGATAGCTATTTGCTGGGGCTCAATGATTCGCGGCGGGCGCCTTGGTCTCGATAGCCAGTCACTGTTTTTGTAGACACTGAAAATTCCTGTGGGAGCGGGCTTGCCCGCGATAGCGGTGATTCAGACAACATCTGCGTGACTGACCCGACGCCATCGCTGGCAAGCCAGCTCCCACAGGGATTAATGCTGCCCTGACATATGCGCATAAAAAACGCCCCGATCATCGCTGATCGGGGCGTTTTTTTATTGCCGAGGCGCCGGTTATGCGGCGATCGACAATTTGAGCTTGTTCATCGCGCTCTTCTCGAGCTGACGGATCCGCTCGGCCGACACGTTGTACTTCTGCGCCAGGTCGTGCAGCGTGGCTTTCTCTTCTGCCAGCCAACGCTGATAGAGGATGTCGCGGCTACGTTCGTCCAGCACTTCCAGCGCTTCGTGCAGGTTGTGGTTGGAGTTGTCGCTCCAGTCGGCATCTTCCAGTTGACGCGCCGGGTCGTACCGGTGGTCTTCCAGGTAGTTGGCCGGCGACTGGAAAGCGCTGTCGTCGTCGGCTTCAGCAGCCGGGTCGAAGGCCATGTCATGGCCGGTCAGGCGACTTTCCATCTCGCGCACTTCACGCGGTTCAACGCCGAGGCTTTCCGCCACACGGTGGACTTCCTCGTTGTTCAGCCATGCCAGACGTTTCTTCTGGCTGCGCAGGTTGAAGAACAGCTTGCGCTGGGCCTTGGTGGTCGCGACTTTCACAATGCGCCAGTTGCGCAGAATGAACTCGTGAATTTCCGCCTTGATCCAGTGCACGGCGAACGACACCAGACGCACACCCATTTCCGGGTTGAAACGCTTCACGGCCTTCATCAGGCCGACGTTACCTTCCTGGATCAGGTCAGCCTGAGCCAGACCGTAGCCGGAATAGCTACGGGCGATATGTACGACAAAACGCAGGTGG encodes:
- a CDS encoding thiazole synthase, whose translation is MSIVRSDKPFVLAGRTYQSRLLVGTGKYRDMEETRQAIEASGAEIVTFAVRRTNLGQIEGEPNLLDVLSPQRYTFLPNTAGCYDAIEAVRTCRLARELLDGHNLVKLEVLADQKTLFPNVIETLKAAETLVKEGFDVMVYTSDDPIIARQLAEIGCIAVMPLAGLIGSGLGICNPYNLQIILEEAKIPVLVDAGVGTASDATIAMELGCDAVLMNSAIAHAQQPVMMAEAMKHAIVAGRLAYLAGRMPKKLYASASSPLDGLIK
- the trmB gene encoding tRNA (guanosine(46)-N7)-methyltransferase TrmB; this encodes MTESNDTPIQTEEGDERQHRRIKSFVMRAGRMTEGQQRGLDQGAPLYVLPLADAPVDYDQVFGRSAPRSLEIGFGMGHSLLEMAAAAPEQDFIGVEVHRPGVGALLNGVLTQGLTNLRVYDCDAIEVLNRCIADNSLDRLMLFFPDPWHKSRHHKRRIVQASFAELVRSKLKVGGILHMATDWEPYAEYMLEVMNVAPGYRNLAEDGKCVPRPAERPITKFERRGERLGHGVWDLKFEKHA
- a CDS encoding DUF423 domain-containing protein → MLRGFLMLSAFFGFTGVALGAFAAHGLKNRLTPEYLAIFHTGVTYQLVHTLALFGVALLATQIQGRLVAWAGVSFTVGILLFSGSLYVLTTTGISKLGIITPFGGLAFLAGWVCLGLAAWRLQPTA
- the mtgA gene encoding monofunctional biosynthetic peptidoglycan transglycosylase, with product MLRTIFRRLTKALLWFAGGSILLVLVFRFVPPPGTALMVERKIESWVDGEPIDLQRTWKPWDEISDDLKVAVMAGEDQKFPEHWGFDFSAIQAALAHNELGGSIRGASTLSQQVSKNLFLWAGRSYLRKGLEAWFTALIEVLWPKQRILEVYLNSVEWDDGVFGAEAAARHHFGVSAKSLSRQQASYLAAVLPNPRVWSASHPTAYVSRRAGWIRQQMSQLGGDSYLLGLNDSRRAPWSR
- the hemW gene encoding radical SAM family heme chaperone HemW encodes the protein MTRDSSASSLIVGGAASSPRAPLPTLPPLALYIHIPWCVRKCPYCDFNSHTASPVLPEQEYVDALLADLDQDLHAVYGREISSIFFGGGTPSLFSAKALGRLLEGVEQRIPFADDIEITLEANPGTFEQEKFVAYRKLGINRLSIGIQSFQQEKLKALGRIHNGDEAVRAAGMARQAGFDNFNLDLMHGLPDQSLDDALSDLRQAIALNPTHISWYQLTLEPNTVFWNQPPVLPEDDTLWDIQEAGQALLAEHGYAQYEVSAYAQAGRPARHNLNYWSFGDFIGIGAGAHGKLSHPDGRIVRTWKTRLPKDYLNPAKSFQAGEKALTNDEMPFEFLMNALRLTSGVESRLYPERTGLSLESLAEGRAAAEQSGLLQVEPSRLAATERGQLFLNDLLQQFLN
- the rpoH gene encoding RNA polymerase sigma factor RpoH, encoding MTNSLQPAYALVPGANLEAYVHTVNSIPLLTPEQERELAESLYYEQDLGAARQMVLAHLRFVVHIARSYSGYGLAQADLIQEGNVGLMKAVKRFNPEMGVRLVSFAVHWIKAEIHEFILRNWRIVKVATTKAQRKLFFNLRSQKKRLAWLNNEEVHRVAESLGVEPREVREMESRLTGHDMAFDPAAEADDDSAFQSPANYLEDHRYDPARQLEDADWSDNSNHNLHEALEVLDERSRDILYQRWLAEEKATLHDLAQKYNVSAERIRQLEKSAMNKLKLSIAA
- a CDS encoding DUF3392 domain-containing protein, producing the protein MDLILDLLATVSRWSRSNLSEIALALVGCLLVLFGADFKGWVEQRLGSIAGALRIPLMSLLCVIGSGAALIYATPWVIKGLSQFNNYSLAPVLLVVLVLIGVVADRR
- the thiS gene encoding sulfur carrier protein ThiS — protein: MRIQLNGESLELPDGETVAALITRLELTGRRVAVELNLDIVPRSQHADTTLNDGDNVEVVHAIGGG